A portion of the Enterobacteriaceae endosymbiont of Donacia vulgaris genome contains these proteins:
- the rplM gene encoding 50S ribosomal protein L13 has product MSILFKKKVYRQWYLINAKNKILGRLSSIIAHYLMGKHKILYSPHIDIGDYIIIVNASKIKITGNKKKDKIYFSHSGYSGGLKKISFEKLIIKNPCKIIQHSVKGMLPKNKIGLLMLNRLKIYSGIIHNHIAQKNILNIE; this is encoded by the coding sequence ATGAGTATTTTATTTAAAAAAAAAGTTTATCGTCAATGGTATCTTATAAATGCAAAAAATAAAATTTTAGGAAGATTATCGAGTATAATAGCACATTATTTAATGGGAAAACATAAAATTTTATATTCTCCTCATATTGATATCGGAGATTATATTATTATTGTAAATGCAAGTAAAATTAAAATAACAGGAAATAAAAAAAAAGATAAAATTTATTTTAGTCATAGTGGTTATTCTGGAGGATTAAAAAAAATTTCATTTGAAAAATTAATTATAAAGAATCCTTGTAAAATAATTCAACATTCTGTGAAAGGAATGTTACCTAAGAATAAAATTGGATTATTAATGTTAAATAGATTAAAAATTTATTCAGGAATAATACATAATCATATAGCACAAAAAAATATTTTAAATATTGAATAA